The proteins below come from a single Caulobacter flavus genomic window:
- a CDS encoding HlyD family efflux transporter periplasmic adaptor subunit: MSATRADALRKAEQKRQLQTLTAPVGGVVQAVSVTTLGEVAETGKALVTIVPDGEAPVVEALVLNKGAGFVRVGDLAVIKLEAYPSTRYGTLDGEVTQISPDAIVDEKRGLVFPVRAKVSKSQLRVDGRQALLSAGMSASVEIVTGKRRVIDFVWSPVVKTVSEAGRER; the protein is encoded by the coding sequence CTGTCGGCCACCCGCGCCGACGCCCTGCGCAAGGCCGAGCAGAAGCGCCAGCTCCAGACCCTGACCGCCCCGGTCGGCGGGGTGGTGCAGGCCGTGTCCGTCACGACGCTGGGCGAGGTGGCCGAGACCGGCAAGGCGCTGGTGACCATCGTGCCGGACGGCGAGGCGCCGGTGGTCGAGGCCCTGGTCCTCAACAAGGGCGCCGGCTTCGTGCGGGTAGGCGACCTCGCGGTCATCAAGCTTGAGGCCTATCCTTCTACCCGCTACGGCACGCTGGACGGCGAGGTGACGCAGATCTCGCCTGACGCCATCGTCGACGAGAAGCGCGGCCTGGTGTTTCCGGTGCGGGCAAAGGTGTCAAAGTCGCAACTTAGAGTTGACGGACGCCAAGCTTTGCTGTCGGCTGGCATGAGCGCTTCGGTGGAAATCGTGACGGGAAAAAGGCGAGTGATCGATTTCGTGTGGTCGCCGGTGGTCAAGACGGTGAGCGAAGCGGGGAGGGAGCGGTGA
- a CDS encoding tyrosine-type recombinase/integrase has translation MARILERLSPLDVRRAESPGLYPDGGGLHLQVTGQAGRSWIFRYWLNKKEKWMGLGPLHCVSLAKARELARTARELLHQGLDPLEERRKAQKAEVLEEAKAITFDKAIDEFIEANQSAWRNEKHIKQWKTSLTTYASPHMGKLAIADIGADEVLEVLKPIWGSKAVTAGRVRGRIENVLDWATALGHRQGDNPARWGGHLDKILPAKAKVAKVKHHAALPYKGMPAFMRKIAELDSVSSRALAFTILTAARTGEVLGLEWREIDLEEKVWTVPADRMKGQKEHRVPLNDAAIAVLTDMAERWHTVEARRWRPKGKARPPKELVGPVFFGAKAGKGLSNMSMLKVLKTLRRPDLTTHGFRSTFRDWAAEMTDHAGEIVEMALAHTVANKVEAAYRRGDLFAKRRALMDDWAGFASAQVE, from the coding sequence ATGGCCCGGATTCTCGAACGCTTGAGTCCCCTCGACGTCCGTCGGGCAGAATCACCTGGTCTTTATCCGGATGGCGGTGGGCTTCACCTCCAGGTCACCGGCCAGGCCGGGCGCTCCTGGATTTTCCGCTACTGGCTCAACAAGAAAGAAAAGTGGATGGGCCTTGGGCCGCTCCACTGCGTCAGCCTGGCCAAGGCCCGCGAACTGGCGCGCACCGCGCGGGAGCTTCTTCACCAGGGCCTGGATCCGCTGGAGGAAAGGCGCAAGGCGCAGAAGGCCGAGGTGCTGGAGGAGGCCAAGGCGATCACCTTCGACAAGGCGATCGACGAGTTTATCGAGGCCAACCAGTCGGCCTGGCGCAACGAAAAGCACATCAAGCAGTGGAAGACTTCGCTGACGACCTACGCCTCGCCCCACATGGGTAAGCTGGCGATCGCCGACATTGGCGCCGACGAAGTCCTCGAGGTGCTCAAGCCCATCTGGGGCAGCAAAGCAGTGACCGCCGGCCGGGTTCGCGGTCGGATCGAGAACGTCCTCGATTGGGCGACGGCCCTTGGCCACCGGCAGGGAGACAACCCCGCGCGCTGGGGCGGCCACCTGGACAAGATCCTTCCGGCCAAGGCCAAGGTGGCCAAGGTCAAGCACCACGCCGCCCTGCCTTACAAGGGCATGCCCGCCTTCATGCGCAAGATCGCTGAACTCGACAGCGTCTCATCCAGGGCGCTGGCCTTCACGATCCTGACCGCCGCGCGCACCGGCGAGGTGCTCGGGCTGGAATGGCGGGAGATCGACCTGGAAGAGAAGGTCTGGACCGTCCCGGCCGATCGGATGAAGGGCCAGAAGGAACACCGCGTCCCGCTTAACGATGCGGCCATCGCCGTCCTGACCGACATGGCCGAGCGCTGGCATACGGTGGAGGCCCGGCGCTGGCGTCCCAAGGGCAAGGCGCGTCCGCCGAAGGAGCTCGTTGGGCCGGTGTTCTTCGGCGCCAAAGCCGGGAAGGGTCTTTCCAACATGAGCATGCTCAAGGTGCTCAAGACGCTGCGCCGTCCGGACCTGACCACCCACGGGTTCCGCAGCACCTTCCGCGACTGGGCCGCGGAAATGACCGACCACGCCGGCGAGATCGTTGAGATGGCGCTGGCGCACACCGTGGCCAACAAGGTCGAGGCCGCCTACAGGCGCGGCGACCTCTTCGCCAAGCGGCGGGCGCTCATGGACGACTGGGCCGGCTTTGCATCCGCTCAGGTCGAGTAG
- a CDS encoding exopolysaccharide biosynthesis polyprenyl glycosylphosphotransferase has product MSSALARPADASPAPDAARSRRGPFRPERLTPARARVQIQNLTRAFRILDSILAAALAFWLAQGGGLVAPLVGAVVLLVALHGLEAYAFAHREPLVRHLLRAGAAVGASVIAVQVVALTPLAPSEHVVAGWLLAAPPAFLALHGIWWAVVRHGRRIGKLTPNIVLVGATTNAERLIAAALRTGEVNVLGVFDDRAARAPEAVLGVPVLGDTKALVDHRIMPFVDRVVIAVQSTAQARVGQLVERLSELPNPVSMIVDVGGDADRDAALAHLADLSGAPTDARRAMVKRVQDLAIAGIGLVVAAPVMLGVAIAVKLDSPGPVFFRQRRHGFNNETILIWKFRSMRHEMADARAARQISADDDRVTRVGKFIRRTSLDELPQLFNVLSGEMSIVGPRPHAIGMMTGDVESAKLVATYAHRHRMKPGVTGWAAIKGSRGAVDTPELVRQRVAYDVEYIERQSFWLDLYVILMTVPCLLGDKTAVR; this is encoded by the coding sequence ATGAGTTCCGCCCTCGCCCGCCCCGCGGACGCAAGCCCAGCGCCGGACGCCGCACGCAGCCGTCGCGGCCCGTTCCGACCGGAGCGACTGACCCCCGCTCGCGCCCGGGTGCAGATCCAGAACCTGACTCGCGCCTTCCGCATCCTCGATTCGATTCTCGCCGCCGCCCTTGCCTTCTGGCTGGCCCAAGGCGGCGGACTGGTCGCGCCGCTGGTCGGCGCGGTCGTGCTGCTGGTCGCCCTGCACGGACTGGAAGCCTACGCCTTCGCCCATCGCGAGCCCCTGGTCCGCCACCTGCTGCGCGCCGGCGCGGCCGTCGGCGCCTCGGTGATCGCCGTGCAGGTCGTGGCCCTGACGCCGCTGGCGCCGAGCGAGCACGTCGTCGCCGGCTGGCTGCTGGCCGCGCCGCCCGCCTTCCTGGCCCTGCACGGGATCTGGTGGGCCGTGGTCCGTCACGGCCGCCGCATCGGCAAGCTGACGCCCAACATCGTGCTGGTCGGCGCCACCACCAACGCCGAACGCCTGATCGCCGCGGCCCTGCGCACCGGCGAGGTCAACGTCCTGGGCGTGTTCGACGACCGCGCCGCCCGCGCTCCGGAAGCCGTGCTGGGCGTGCCCGTGCTGGGCGACACCAAGGCCCTGGTCGACCACCGCATCATGCCTTTCGTCGACCGCGTGGTGATCGCCGTCCAGTCCACGGCCCAGGCCCGCGTCGGCCAGCTGGTCGAGCGGCTGAGCGAACTGCCCAACCCCGTCAGCATGATCGTCGACGTCGGCGGCGACGCCGACCGCGACGCGGCCCTGGCGCATCTGGCCGACCTGTCGGGCGCCCCGACCGACGCCCGCCGGGCGATGGTCAAGCGCGTCCAGGACCTGGCGATCGCCGGGATCGGCCTGGTCGTCGCCGCGCCGGTGATGCTGGGCGTGGCCATCGCCGTGAAGCTGGACAGCCCCGGCCCGGTCTTCTTCCGCCAGCGCCGTCACGGCTTCAACAACGAGACCATCCTGATCTGGAAGTTCCGCTCGATGCGGCACGAGATGGCCGACGCCCGCGCCGCCCGCCAGATCAGCGCCGACGACGACCGCGTGACCCGGGTCGGCAAGTTCATCCGCCGCACCAGTCTCGACGAGCTGCCGCAGCTGTTCAACGTGCTGTCGGGCGAGATGTCCATCGTCGGCCCCCGCCCGCACGCCATAGGCATGATGACCGGCGACGTGGAGTCGGCCAAGCTGGTCGCCACCTACGCCCACCGCCACCGCATGAAGCCCGGCGTCACCGGCTGGGCGGCCATCAAGGGCTCGCGCGGGGCCGTCGACACCCCCGAGCTGGTGCGCCAGCGCGTGGCCTACGACGTCGAGTACATCGAGCGGCAGTCGTTCTGGCTGGACCTCTACGTGATCCTGATGACCGTCCCCTGCCTGCTGGGCGACAAGACCGCCGTGCGCTGA
- a CDS encoding glycosyltransferase family 4 protein — MRIAQVPPLYEAVPPRLYGGTERVVAHLTDALVDLGHEVTLFASAEAKTKADLVVVRDQAIRLDPAPLKSDLAAHIAMLAEVRRRADEFDVIHFHTDMIHFPLFEDMAEKTLTTLHGRLDLKDLPGVYRRWPQFPLVSISDSQRAPLPFANWAGTVLHGMCAGIYEYHPKSEGYLAFLGRISPEKGPERAIAIAKRMGRRLKIAAKVDAADREYFHTVVEPLLDHPLVEFVGEIGDAEKSAFLGGADALLFPIAWPEPFGLVMIEAMACGTPVIAYQWGSVPEVIEEGVTGFIVDDEDEAVEALRRLPDLSRQAVRERFEIRFSAHAMARRYEDLYARLDEAARPPRLTLAQSA, encoded by the coding sequence ATGAGAATCGCCCAGGTTCCGCCCCTGTACGAAGCCGTGCCGCCGCGGCTTTACGGGGGCACCGAAAGGGTGGTCGCGCACCTGACGGACGCGCTTGTCGACCTCGGCCACGAAGTCACCCTGTTCGCCTCCGCCGAAGCAAAGACCAAGGCCGACCTCGTGGTCGTCCGCGACCAGGCCATCCGCCTGGACCCCGCCCCGCTGAAATCCGACCTCGCCGCCCACATCGCCATGCTGGCCGAGGTCCGCCGTCGCGCCGACGAGTTCGACGTCATCCACTTCCATACCGACATGATCCACTTCCCCCTGTTCGAGGACATGGCGGAGAAGACCCTGACCACCCTGCACGGGCGGCTGGACCTGAAGGATCTGCCCGGCGTCTACCGGCGCTGGCCGCAGTTCCCGCTGGTGTCGATCTCCGACAGCCAGCGCGCGCCGCTGCCTTTCGCAAACTGGGCCGGCACGGTGCTGCACGGCATGTGCGCCGGGATCTACGAATACCACCCGAAATCAGAGGGTTACCTGGCTTTCCTGGGGCGGATCTCGCCCGAGAAGGGGCCCGAGCGGGCGATCGCCATCGCCAAGCGCATGGGCCGCCGCCTGAAGATCGCCGCCAAGGTCGACGCCGCCGACCGGGAATACTTCCACACCGTCGTCGAGCCGCTGCTGGACCATCCGCTGGTCGAGTTCGTCGGCGAGATCGGCGACGCCGAGAAGTCGGCCTTCCTGGGCGGCGCCGACGCCCTGCTCTTCCCCATCGCCTGGCCCGAACCGTTCGGGCTGGTGATGATCGAGGCCATGGCCTGCGGCACACCGGTGATCGCCTACCAGTGGGGCTCGGTCCCCGAGGTGATCGAGGAAGGCGTCACCGGCTTCATCGTCGACGACGAGGACGAGGCGGTGGAGGCCCTGCGCCGACTGCCGGACCTGTCCCGCCAGGCCGTGCGGGAGCGTTTCGAGATCCGGTTCTCGGCCCACGCCATGGCCCGCCGATACGAGGACCTCTATGCGCGCCTGGACGAGGCGGCCCGGCCGCCGCGCCTGACCCTGGCCCAAAGCGCCTAA
- a CDS encoding polysaccharide deacetylase family protein, with protein MTALEQTYEKVDAYEPDRSLKGKVRRRLIRLQHRRPARVKLERPMVSFSFDDAPATACEAGARVLESRGFRGTYYFAASLTGRDGPMGRYATGEDAARLHAAGHEIGCHTFSHLDCGQATTDVALADVAQNTQALASWGVGEAVSFAYPYGDVAAPAKTALAGRFKTLRALHHGLVANGADLNQAPAVGIEGEDGEAVALHWLDQAHRRKAWLILYTHDVAETPSAWGCTVEALERLVDGAVNAGFDVVTVAEGSRRIGL; from the coding sequence ATGACCGCCCTCGAACAGACCTACGAGAAAGTCGACGCTTACGAGCCGGACCGCTCGCTGAAGGGCAAGGTCCGTCGCCGGCTGATCCGCCTGCAGCACCGCCGCCCGGCGCGGGTGAAGCTGGAGCGGCCGATGGTGTCGTTCAGCTTCGACGACGCCCCCGCCACCGCCTGCGAGGCCGGGGCGAGGGTGCTGGAGAGCCGCGGCTTTCGCGGCACCTACTACTTCGCCGCCAGCCTGACCGGGCGCGATGGACCGATGGGCCGCTACGCCACGGGCGAGGACGCCGCCCGCCTGCACGCGGCCGGCCACGAGATCGGCTGCCACACCTTCAGCCACCTCGACTGCGGCCAGGCGACGACGGACGTCGCCCTGGCCGACGTGGCGCAGAACACCCAGGCCCTGGCGTCCTGGGGCGTGGGCGAGGCCGTCAGCTTCGCCTATCCGTACGGCGACGTGGCCGCCCCGGCCAAGACGGCGCTGGCTGGCCGCTTCAAGACGCTGCGGGCGCTGCATCACGGCCTGGTCGCCAACGGCGCCGACCTCAATCAGGCCCCGGCCGTGGGCATCGAGGGCGAGGACGGCGAGGCCGTGGCCCTGCACTGGCTGGACCAGGCGCACCGTCGAAAGGCGTGGCTGATCCTCTACACCCACGACGTGGCCGAGACGCCGTCGGCCTGGGGCTGCACGGTGGAGGCGCTGGAGCGGCTGGTGGACGGCGCCGTCAACGCCGGCTTCGACGTGGTGACGGTCGCCGAGGGCTCGCGCCGGATCGGGCTCTAG
- a CDS encoding helix-turn-helix domain-containing protein, whose amino-acid sequence MRREQISPSDSVIGLERMAYRVKEAAEVLSISRSRFYELVAAGEILTLKEGARTLVRRRELEAYLDRLEAAATRPERMQSRPSRP is encoded by the coding sequence ATGCGCCGCGAACAAATCTCACCTTCCGATAGTGTCATCGGTCTCGAGCGCATGGCCTACCGGGTCAAGGAAGCCGCCGAGGTGCTTTCGATCAGCCGCAGCCGCTTCTATGAGCTCGTCGCCGCCGGCGAGATCCTCACCCTGAAGGAAGGCGCACGGACTTTAGTTCGTCGCCGGGAACTGGAGGCCTATCTCGACCGGCTGGAGGCGGCGGCTACTCGACCTGAGCGGATGCAAAGCCGGCCCAGTCGTCCATGA
- a CDS encoding DUF882 domain-containing protein, with amino-acid sequence MIERRKLLGLGLGVLGASAVGPMAAFAQSKFGPGADPIADLLMKQGDLGSAAEGMPENGLPEAPVPAPQTIHRVSSEPRWVKLHNVHTQEKLEAVYFDKGEYVPDAVQALDKVLRDYRTGDVAPMNPKLYDIMAGLAARTESKSPFQIISGYRSPKTNAMLHARSGEVAKRSLHMDGKAIDLYLEDVSLDRLRTAALDLKLGGVGYYPVSNFVHVDVGAVRRWVGS; translated from the coding sequence ATGATCGAACGACGCAAGCTCCTGGGCCTTGGCCTGGGTGTGCTGGGCGCCAGTGCGGTCGGGCCCATGGCGGCCTTCGCACAGTCCAAGTTCGGCCCCGGGGCCGATCCCATCGCCGACCTGCTGATGAAGCAGGGCGACCTGGGCAGTGCGGCCGAGGGCATGCCTGAGAACGGCCTTCCCGAAGCGCCGGTTCCCGCGCCGCAGACGATTCATCGCGTCTCGTCCGAACCGCGCTGGGTGAAGCTGCACAACGTGCACACCCAGGAAAAGCTCGAAGCCGTCTATTTCGACAAGGGCGAGTACGTGCCCGACGCCGTCCAGGCCCTCGACAAGGTCCTGCGCGACTACCGCACCGGCGACGTCGCGCCGATGAACCCCAAGCTTTACGACATCATGGCGGGCCTCGCCGCCCGCACCGAAAGCAAGTCGCCGTTCCAGATCATCTCCGGCTATCGCTCGCCCAAGACCAACGCGATGTTGCACGCGCGCAGCGGTGAGGTCGCCAAGCGCAGCCTGCACATGGACGGCAAGGCCATCGATCTCTATCTGGAGGATGTCTCCCTGGATCGGCTGAGGACCGCGGCCCTCGACCTGAAACTGGGCGGCGTCGGGTACTACCCCGTCAGCAATTTCGTTCACGTGGATGTCGGCGCGGTCCGACGCTGGGTCGGCTCCTAG
- a CDS encoding glycosyltransferase family 2 protein, which translates to MTAPITETVTDNAAWADAAPRLSVLIPTFRDDPTALLRALDGSKAEGSAEIVVLDDGGGDEALAARIGKIVGALKRPARFVRLSANAGRAQGRNRLAAHARGRHLLFLDSDMLPDPKDFLARWLAVAGDDAPVAFGGFTLDQTPVRPEHALHRAMALKSDCTPAPERAKAPEKHVFTSNLLVRRDVFETVAFDEGFAGWGWEDVEWAMRVARAHPILHIDNTATHLGLDPAPVMAAKYEQSAANFARVVAGHRDVVSAYPGYKVAKALKTVPLRGTWRPWLKAIALSESLPTPLRAFSMRLYRAALYSDAV; encoded by the coding sequence ATGACCGCCCCGATCACCGAGACCGTGACCGACAACGCCGCGTGGGCCGACGCCGCCCCGCGCCTGTCGGTGCTTATCCCCACCTTCCGCGACGATCCGACGGCGCTGTTGCGCGCCCTGGACGGCTCCAAGGCCGAGGGCTCGGCCGAGATCGTGGTGCTGGACGACGGCGGCGGCGACGAGGCCCTGGCCGCGCGGATCGGCAAGATCGTCGGGGCCTTGAAGCGCCCCGCCCGCTTCGTGCGCCTGTCGGCCAACGCCGGCCGCGCCCAGGGCCGCAACCGCCTGGCCGCCCACGCCAGGGGCCGGCACCTGCTGTTCCTCGACAGCGACATGCTGCCCGATCCCAAGGACTTCCTGGCCCGCTGGCTTGCTGTGGCCGGCGACGACGCCCCGGTAGCCTTTGGCGGCTTCACCCTGGACCAGACGCCGGTGCGGCCCGAGCACGCCCTGCACCGGGCCATGGCGCTGAAGAGCGACTGCACGCCCGCTCCCGAGCGCGCCAAGGCGCCCGAAAAGCACGTCTTCACCTCCAATCTCCTGGTGCGCCGCGACGTCTTCGAGACCGTCGCCTTCGACGAGGGCTTCGCCGGCTGGGGCTGGGAGGACGTCGAATGGGCCATGCGGGTCGCCCGCGCTCATCCGATCCTGCATATCGACAACACCGCCACGCACCTGGGCCTGGATCCCGCGCCGGTGATGGCCGCCAAGTACGAGCAGTCGGCCGCCAATTTCGCCCGCGTGGTGGCCGGCCATCGCGACGTGGTCAGCGCCTATCCCGGCTACAAGGTCGCCAAGGCCCTGAAGACCGTTCCCCTGCGCGGGACCTGGCGGCCGTGGCTGAAGGCGATCGCGCTTTCGGAATCCCTGCCCACCCCGCTTCGCGCCTTTTCCATGCGGCTCTACCGGGCCGCCCTCTATTCGGACGCCGTGTGA
- a CDS encoding oligosaccharide flippase family protein, translating to MFWRGVLGYLPVNIAQGVVGLLTIVLFTQILSPAEYGIYALAFSVLSLTQTAFLTWTEAAMARFLARADEDGRLPDHFATLYRLWILMALAIPVVAAVALRFWPMPAPLKVAVAAALAAAAVKSLAKMSQERRRAAGEVSGAALLDVIQTVGGFALGLVLALVGLGGAAPILGTGAVALLCLVFVLPTDLKRLKGGSFDKAMAKAYAAYGLPVAFSLILALVLSTTDRFLLAAFLDESAVGVYHAGYSLGSRTLDVVFIWLGMAGGPAMVAALERGGQPALAESAREQADFMVLLTLPAAVGLALVARPLTEVMIGPALREGAAGVTPWIAASGWLSGVTTYYLLQAFTLGRRTTMLSACMAIPAGANLLLNLILIPRFGLSGALWATTASYALGAIAAGVLGRRACALPIPWEALARTGLACGLMAAVVLALPDLGGLLELILKAGLGAATFGGAALLLDAGGARARLAVLTRRFRTA from the coding sequence ATGTTCTGGCGCGGCGTCCTGGGCTACCTGCCCGTCAACATCGCCCAGGGGGTCGTGGGCCTCCTGACGATCGTTCTGTTCACCCAGATCCTGTCTCCGGCCGAGTACGGGATCTACGCGCTGGCGTTCTCGGTGCTGAGCCTGACCCAGACGGCGTTCCTGACCTGGACCGAGGCCGCCATGGCCCGGTTCCTGGCCCGGGCCGACGAGGACGGCCGCCTGCCCGACCATTTCGCCACCCTCTATCGGCTGTGGATCCTGATGGCCCTGGCCATCCCGGTGGTCGCCGCCGTGGCGCTGCGCTTCTGGCCGATGCCCGCGCCCCTGAAGGTCGCCGTCGCCGCCGCCCTCGCCGCCGCGGCGGTCAAGAGCCTGGCCAAGATGTCCCAGGAGCGCCGCCGGGCGGCCGGCGAAGTGTCGGGCGCGGCCCTCCTGGACGTGATCCAGACCGTCGGCGGCTTCGCGCTCGGCCTGGTGCTGGCCCTGGTGGGCCTGGGCGGCGCGGCGCCGATCCTGGGCACGGGGGCCGTCGCCCTGCTGTGCCTGGTGTTCGTGCTGCCCACCGACCTGAAACGCCTGAAGGGCGGAAGCTTCGACAAGGCGATGGCCAAGGCCTACGCCGCCTATGGCCTGCCGGTGGCGTTCTCTCTGATCCTGGCTCTGGTGCTGTCGACCACCGACCGATTCCTGCTGGCCGCCTTCCTCGACGAGAGCGCGGTGGGCGTCTACCACGCCGGCTATTCGCTGGGCTCGCGCACGCTGGACGTCGTCTTCATCTGGCTGGGCATGGCCGGCGGTCCGGCGATGGTCGCGGCGCTGGAGCGCGGCGGCCAGCCGGCTCTGGCCGAAAGCGCTCGCGAGCAGGCCGATTTCATGGTGCTGCTGACCCTGCCCGCCGCCGTGGGCCTGGCCCTGGTCGCCCGTCCGCTGACCGAGGTGATGATCGGCCCGGCCCTGCGCGAGGGCGCGGCCGGCGTGACGCCGTGGATCGCCGCCAGCGGCTGGCTGTCGGGCGTGACCACCTATTACCTGCTGCAGGCCTTCACCCTGGGTCGGCGCACGACGATGCTGAGCGCCTGCATGGCGATCCCGGCCGGCGCCAATCTGCTGCTGAACCTCATCCTGATCCCGCGTTTCGGCCTTTCCGGCGCGCTGTGGGCCACCACCGCCAGCTACGCCCTGGGCGCGATCGCCGCCGGCGTTCTGGGCCGCCGGGCCTGCGCCCTGCCGATTCCCTGGGAGGCGCTGGCAAGGACAGGTCTGGCCTGCGGGCTGATGGCGGCCGTGGTGCTGGCCCTGCCCGACCTCGGCGGCCTTCTCGAACTGATCCTCAAGGCTGGCCTGGGCGCGGCGACCTTCGGCGGCGCGGCCCTGCTGCTAGACGCCGGCGGCGCCCGCGCGCGGCTGGCCGTCCTTACCCGCAGGTTCCGCACCGCATGA
- a CDS encoding L,D-transpeptidase family protein produces the protein MSAAPAVLAQAQVRPARAPQQAPVAVPAPPALRADQIDLLVRALNDAPSHGFEPGAFAPDRALALLDSRNGTDRQAGVTQLVALTMRYARAVHSGRLAAADFDGNWGLRPAAYDPAPGFAAAVQNDRLAGWLEELSPPYTGYQTLQKGLVTYRDLAAKGGWAVIPEGPPLKLGDKGDPRIVQLEARLAVEDPTIAVDKAPVFDEALQQALMRAQKRFGLNPDGVLGKGTLAALNVPVQLRIDQIVANMERWRWLPEELPADRIQVNIAAAVMSVFHHDAPTLTMRAVTGRPGDETPMLQSQIHSIVLNPPWNVPSSIATKELWPKERANPGYLARNDFIVIPTEGGGSRLQQKAGDKAALGLVKFDFNNPYGVYLHDTPSRAKFASYSRLASHGCVRLEKPIPLAKQLLDGSAEWTPENVDATIASGKTVRAQLPKPMAVYLLYWTAYVTPDGQVNFRDDPYGWDRALVQRIAASKAV, from the coding sequence ATGTCGGCGGCCCCGGCCGTTCTTGCTCAAGCTCAGGTCCGGCCCGCCCGCGCGCCGCAGCAGGCGCCCGTCGCCGTGCCCGCGCCGCCGGCCCTGCGCGCCGATCAGATCGACCTGCTGGTAAGGGCGCTGAACGACGCCCCGTCGCACGGCTTCGAGCCCGGCGCCTTCGCGCCTGATCGCGCCCTGGCCCTGCTGGACTCGCGCAACGGCACCGACCGTCAGGCCGGGGTGACCCAGCTGGTCGCCCTGACCATGCGCTACGCCAGGGCGGTTCACAGCGGCCGCCTGGCGGCCGCCGACTTCGACGGCAACTGGGGCCTGCGCCCGGCCGCCTACGATCCGGCCCCGGGCTTCGCCGCGGCCGTGCAGAACGATCGCCTGGCCGGCTGGCTGGAAGAGCTGTCGCCGCCCTATACCGGCTACCAGACCCTGCAGAAGGGTCTCGTCACCTATCGCGACCTAGCCGCCAAGGGCGGCTGGGCCGTGATCCCCGAGGGGCCGCCGCTGAAGCTGGGCGACAAGGGCGATCCGCGCATCGTCCAGCTCGAGGCGCGCCTGGCCGTCGAGGACCCCACCATCGCCGTCGACAAGGCGCCGGTGTTCGACGAGGCCCTGCAGCAGGCCCTGATGCGCGCCCAGAAGCGTTTCGGCCTCAATCCCGACGGCGTGCTGGGCAAGGGCACGCTGGCGGCGTTGAACGTGCCGGTGCAGCTGCGCATCGACCAGATCGTCGCCAACATGGAGCGCTGGCGCTGGCTGCCGGAAGAGCTGCCGGCCGACCGCATCCAGGTCAACATCGCCGCCGCCGTGATGAGCGTCTTCCACCACGACGCGCCGACCCTGACCATGCGCGCCGTCACCGGTCGCCCGGGCGACGAGACGCCGATGCTGCAGTCGCAGATCCACTCGATCGTGCTCAATCCGCCCTGGAACGTGCCCAGCTCCATCGCGACCAAGGAGCTGTGGCCCAAGGAGCGCGCCAATCCGGGCTATCTGGCCCGCAACGACTTCATCGTCATCCCGACCGAAGGCGGCGGCTCGCGCCTGCAGCAGAAGGCAGGCGACAAGGCCGCGCTGGGCCTGGTGAAGTTCGACTTCAACAATCCCTACGGCGTCTATCTGCACGACACCCCGTCGCGGGCCAAGTTCGCCAGCTACAGCCGCCTGGCCAGCCACGGCTGCGTGCGCCTGGAAAAGCCCATCCCGCTGGCCAAGCAGCTGCTGGACGGCAGCGCCGAATGGACGCCCGAGAACGTCGACGCAACCATCGCCTCGGGAAAGACGGTGCGCGCCCAGTTGCCCAAGCCGATGGCCGTCTATCTTCTGTACTGGACCGCCTACGTGACGCCCGACGGGCAGGTGAATTTCCGTGACGATCCCTATGGCTGGGACAGGGCGCTGGTGCAGCGTATCGCCGCATCCAAGGCGGTCTGA